The Devosia sp. SD17-2 genome includes a region encoding these proteins:
- a CDS encoding universal stress protein: protein MYTHIVCAVDGSELSTKALRHAISLARSFNARLSVLTVTDPSVIVAPGAEIMMVDTASILAELDKAKEESAKGILADAGRVAQDEGITVSPVYLPGHPAAEGIVTTAKSLNADLIVMGSHGRRGLGRLLLGSQAAEVLAHSTTPVLIVK, encoded by the coding sequence ATGTATACGCATATCGTCTGTGCCGTCGACGGCTCGGAGCTCAGCACCAAGGCGCTGCGCCACGCAATTTCCCTGGCCCGGTCCTTCAATGCCCGACTGTCCGTCCTGACCGTTACCGATCCTTCCGTGATCGTCGCGCCGGGCGCCGAGATCATGATGGTCGATACCGCCAGCATCCTCGCCGAGCTGGATAAGGCCAAGGAAGAATCCGCCAAGGGTATTTTGGCCGACGCCGGCCGCGTCGCACAGGATGAGGGCATTACCGTCTCCCCCGTCTATCTGCCCGGTCATCCCGCCGCCGAAGGCATCGTCACCACGGCCAAGAGCCTCAACGCCGATCTCATCGTCATGGGATCGCACGGCCGCCGCGGTCTCGGCCGGCTGCTGCTGGGCAGTCAGGCAGCCGAAGTGCTGGCACATTCGACAACACCGGTGCTGATCGTCAAATAG
- a CDS encoding FGGY-family carbohydrate kinase, producing MSQTLPRHIAVIDIGKTNAKVVLIDRERGAQIAALSRPNDVLRDGLYPHADVDGLWDFILASLGTLQADHRIDGISITTHGATAALVTDTGLALPVLDYEFDGLEASRQDYTEARPPFAETLSPPLPNGLNLGAQIFWQAATYPDEFAAVKRILTYPQYWAWRLTGVAASEVTSLGCHTDLWNPGSGDFSTLVSRQGWRHLFPELRPAASILGPILPEIAARTGLATETPVTCGIHDSNASLVPHLARKDTPFSVVSAGTWTICMTVGGSTDGLDEARDSLANVDAFGRPVPTARFMGGREWDLLVPRIVAPSAADTSDIIARNVHVLPGTVPGVGPFSGAKGGWNVDPQSLSDGQRNAAVSLYLALMTRECLGLCGLGNMIVVEGPLARNTLFCAALGRLSDVPVYASGDSTGTSMGASLLFGGSGGATTQHAVPPMDIEGLEDYAAMWRSRVRDNSLT from the coding sequence ATGAGCCAGACCCTGCCCCGCCATATCGCCGTCATCGACATCGGCAAGACCAATGCCAAGGTGGTGCTGATCGATCGAGAACGCGGCGCACAGATTGCGGCGCTGAGCCGACCGAATGACGTGCTCCGGGACGGGCTTTATCCGCATGCCGATGTCGACGGCCTGTGGGACTTCATTCTTGCCAGTTTAGGAACGCTGCAGGCCGATCATAGGATCGACGGCATTTCGATCACCACGCATGGTGCCACCGCCGCGCTGGTGACTGATACCGGGCTGGCCCTGCCTGTGCTGGATTATGAATTCGACGGACTTGAAGCCTCGCGGCAGGATTATACCGAGGCGCGGCCGCCCTTTGCGGAAACGCTGTCGCCGCCGCTGCCCAATGGGCTCAATCTCGGCGCGCAGATTTTCTGGCAGGCGGCCACGTATCCAGACGAATTCGCCGCTGTGAAGCGCATCCTCACCTACCCCCAATATTGGGCGTGGCGACTGACTGGCGTGGCTGCGAGCGAGGTGACGTCGCTCGGGTGTCATACCGACCTCTGGAACCCGGGAAGTGGAGATTTTTCCACCCTGGTCAGCCGCCAGGGCTGGCGGCATCTGTTTCCCGAGCTGCGCCCTGCGGCGTCCATCCTCGGCCCGATATTGCCCGAGATCGCTGCGCGGACCGGGCTTGCGACGGAAACACCGGTGACCTGCGGCATCCATGATTCCAATGCCTCGCTGGTGCCGCATCTGGCGCGAAAGGACACGCCCTTCTCCGTGGTCTCGGCCGGAACCTGGACCATCTGCATGACCGTGGGCGGCAGCACGGATGGGCTCGACGAGGCGCGGGATAGCCTTGCCAATGTCGACGCGTTTGGGCGCCCGGTGCCAACGGCGCGGTTCATGGGCGGCCGGGAGTGGGACCTACTGGTGCCCCGAATCGTGGCACCTTCGGCGGCTGATACCTCTGATATCATTGCCAGAAATGTCCATGTCCTGCCGGGCACCGTGCCGGGGGTAGGACCATTTTCCGGTGCAAAAGGCGGTTGGAACGTCGACCCGCAGAGCCTTTCAGACGGCCAGCGCAATGCCGCCGTATCGCTTTATCTGGCGCTGATGACACGGGAATGCCTTGGACTTTGCGGCCTCGGGAATATGATCGTCGTCGAGGGCCCCCTCGCCCGAAATACCCTGTTCTGCGCCGCACTTGGACGCCTCAGCGACGTGCCGGTCTACGCCTCGGGCGACAGCACCGGAACCAGCATGGGCGCCAGCCTGTTGTTCGGAGGAAGCGGGGGCGCGACAACACAGCACGCCGTCCCCCCAATGGACATTGAAGGACTGGAGGACTATGCGGCCATGTGGCGTTCACGTGTTCGCGACAATTCCCTAACATAA
- a CDS encoding NAD(P)/FAD-dependent oxidoreductase, producing the protein MTPRKRIVIIGGGFGGLAAAQSLSRADADVILIDRRNHHLFQPLLYQVATATLSPSEIAWPIRHILRKQDNARVLMATVVGVDKDEKAVLFEDGTRQHYDYLILATGAQHAYFGNDAWEAHAPGLKTLEDATAIRRKLLLAFEAAEREPDDEKRRALLTFAIIGAGPTGVEMAGAVIELARASVRGQFNMIGPDDVRVVLIEGADRVLLNFDPTLSQYTLEALRSRGVEIELGQMVKEIDEDGVSYGDKRQETKTIIWAAGVAASPAAKWLGAESDRSGRVLVNPDLTVPGHNDIFVIGDTASVKTPDGKPVPGVGPAAKQAGTHAAKTILDRLAGGTMSAPFVYRHAGDLATIGKRAAVIDFGWTKLKGWLAWWIWGFAHIYFLVDLKNRVFVTLNWLWIHITGQHRNRLITHGMAPGRAPIKEVTDGE; encoded by the coding sequence ATGACCCCTCGGAAGCGCATCGTCATTATTGGTGGCGGGTTTGGCGGCCTTGCTGCGGCGCAGAGCCTGTCGCGTGCCGACGCCGACGTCATCCTGATCGACCGGCGCAATCACCACCTCTTCCAGCCACTGCTCTATCAGGTGGCCACCGCCACGCTCAGCCCGTCCGAAATCGCCTGGCCCATCCGCCATATTCTGCGCAAACAGGACAATGCCCGCGTGCTGATGGCCACGGTCGTTGGCGTCGACAAGGATGAAAAAGCGGTGCTCTTCGAGGACGGCACGCGGCAACATTATGATTATCTGATCCTCGCGACCGGCGCCCAGCATGCCTATTTCGGCAATGATGCCTGGGAAGCCCACGCGCCGGGTCTAAAGACCCTTGAGGATGCCACCGCTATCCGCCGGAAACTGCTGCTGGCCTTCGAGGCCGCCGAGCGCGAACCAGACGACGAAAAGCGCCGGGCCCTCTTGACCTTCGCCATTATCGGCGCGGGCCCCACCGGCGTCGAAATGGCCGGCGCTGTCATCGAACTGGCGCGGGCGAGCGTACGCGGCCAGTTCAACATGATCGGTCCGGACGATGTGCGCGTTGTGCTGATCGAGGGGGCCGATCGCGTCCTCCTCAATTTCGACCCGACCCTGTCCCAATATACGCTTGAGGCGCTGCGCAGTCGTGGCGTCGAGATCGAGCTCGGCCAGATGGTCAAAGAGATCGATGAGGACGGCGTCAGCTACGGCGACAAGCGGCAGGAAACAAAGACCATTATCTGGGCCGCCGGGGTGGCCGCATCACCAGCCGCCAAATGGCTGGGCGCGGAGAGCGACCGGTCTGGTCGGGTGCTCGTCAATCCCGATCTCACCGTGCCGGGCCATAACGACATCTTTGTCATCGGCGATACGGCCAGCGTCAAGACGCCGGACGGGAAGCCAGTGCCCGGCGTCGGCCCTGCTGCCAAGCAGGCGGGGACGCATGCCGCCAAAACGATTCTCGATCGCCTCGCGGGCGGCACCATGTCCGCGCCCTTCGTCTACCGGCATGCCGGGGACCTCGCCACGATCGGCAAGCGGGCGGCGGTCATCGACTTTGGCTGGACCAAGCTCAAGGGCTGGCTGGCGTGGTGGATCTGGGGCTTTGCCCACATCTACTTCCTGGTGGACCTCAAGAACCGGGTGTTTGTGACCCTTAACTGGCTCTGGATCCACATTACCGGTCAGCATCGCAACCGGCTGATCACCCATGGCATGGCCCCCGGTCGCGCGCCGATCAAGGAAGTGACGGACGGGGAATAG
- a CDS encoding DMT family transporter, whose product MAQPVAPIENKVNLAIGLVLISQLVLLVLDISAKWLSVEGVPTTEIVFVRYGMHFFLLLLLFLPVSGKNLFQTNNLKLELLRGACLLATTGLNFWAMRFLPLTVTSAIQFTSPLIICALSGPFLGEKVGWRRWVAIGIGFIGTMIIVRPGSEAFQPAALISVACAFFLAIFAILTRKLAGVDGALTQQFYAGGVPVILLAPFAFGDWAWPSQPISWVAFFIMGAAGLLGHFLNSTAHRFAGPAALAPFSYLSLLYLSIASWLVFNEPPDQFFILGAGIIIASGLYIWLRERALNKSASVVDPVLER is encoded by the coding sequence ATGGCCCAGCCCGTCGCGCCCATCGAAAACAAGGTCAACCTGGCCATCGGCCTCGTCCTGATCTCGCAACTCGTCCTGCTCGTCCTCGACATCTCGGCCAAGTGGCTTTCAGTGGAAGGCGTGCCGACCACCGAAATCGTCTTCGTGCGCTACGGCATGCACTTCTTCCTGCTGCTGCTCCTGTTCCTCCCGGTGAGCGGAAAAAACCTCTTTCAGACCAATAACTTGAAGCTGGAACTGCTGCGCGGCGCCTGCCTTTTGGCGACCACCGGACTTAATTTCTGGGCCATGCGTTTCCTGCCGCTGACCGTCACCAGCGCCATCCAGTTCACCTCGCCGCTGATCATCTGCGCCCTGTCCGGGCCCTTTTTGGGCGAGAAAGTCGGCTGGCGTCGCTGGGTGGCCATCGGCATTGGGTTTATCGGCACCATGATCATCGTTCGCCCCGGGTCAGAAGCGTTTCAGCCGGCCGCGCTGATCAGCGTCGCCTGTGCCTTCTTCCTCGCCATTTTCGCGATCCTCACCCGCAAGCTAGCGGGCGTAGACGGCGCGCTCACCCAGCAGTTCTACGCTGGCGGCGTGCCGGTTATCCTCTTGGCGCCGTTCGCTTTTGGCGATTGGGCCTGGCCCAGCCAGCCGATTTCCTGGGTCGCCTTCTTCATCATGGGCGCCGCCGGACTGCTCGGTCACTTCCTCAACTCGACCGCGCACAGGTTCGCCGGGCCCGCAGCGCTGGCCCCATTCAGCTACCTCAGCCTGCTCTATCTTTCGATCGCCAGTTGGCTCGTCTTCAACGAGCCACCCGACCAGTTCTTCATTCTCGGTGCCGGCATCATCATCGCCAGCGGGCTCTATATCTGGCTGCGCGAACGGGCTCTCAACAAGTCAGCAAGCGTCGTCGATCCCGTGCTTGAGCGCTGA